The nucleotide sequence GTATATACATAAATTCGCCTGTGCCGAGTACTAGTGTTTTACCTTGAGCAGAATGATTTGATAGTTGTAAAGCAATTTCTCGGCATTCCTGCTCTAGTGCTTGATTTCTTTCTGTTTCCAAACCGAAGCGGCCTGTATCTCGTAAATAGGAGCTGTTATTTTGCTCTTTCAAAGAATTAAGAGAAATATACGGCGCTTCCACTAATGAATGATTAACGTTCAGTAGGTTTACCTGTTGATCGCAATCTGCTTGTCCATTTTGTGAAAAGCTGTTTGTAAGGAGTGGTTCCCCCTTTACTTCTACTTCGCCAGAAAGAAGAGAGACTGTTTCAATTGTAATTCCAAGTTCTTGTTCTAGCTTTGTGAATTGCTGTTTATTTGTTTCATTTCGCCAGTCAAGCAGTGAAACGACCGCATATTCTTTTCTTGGAAAAGAAGCATGGATTGAACGGATAATATTAAGCACTGTTTTACCTGTTGTCATTTCATCATCAATAAGCACAACAGGCTGCTTTGATTCAAGTACTTCTTTTGACACGTAGCAGCGGTGAGCTGTTGCATGTGAATGCTCTTCTTCAAACGTAATCACTGAAGTTTCGTTTAATAAATCTTCACGTGTTGTATGAAAATAAGCAGAATCCTCAAAGCAAGCATACATCGCATGCCCTAACGCCGTTGCGGTTTCAGCAAATCCGACAAATAAATGATTATCGGTAAGGGCAAGCTTCTTCTTATCTAATTGCTCATATGCTTGCTGCAACTTAAGCGGTTCATTACTTTGCAGCGCCTGAACGATCGTTTCCACCCGCTCATCATAATTGCCTGTTTTTTGTTGATAAAATTTGAGTGCAAGCAGGCCTGCCGCAAGCTGTGGCACAAGTGGGTGGGTTGGAATATGTTTTCCAAGCACTTTACTGACAAATAAGAAGCTGCGTTTCTTATTCATACGAGCTGCCATTTGAAAAAGGGAATCTGGTGTTAAATTGACCGTGCTGTCTGCCAGTGTAAGAGAAACGGATAAACGGTCCGTGATTTCATATTTTAATTGGCTCTGTGAGTAGGTCGATATATTTGTGGTTTTCATGAAACACCCCGTAGATCTTAGATTTTCGAATTGTTTTTTGTGCCCACTTAAAATGCGGCTTTGTTTCATTCATTTTGTTGCCATATTCACTCTTGAAAACACCGTTGTTTCCTTCAGCCTGATTCATAATCATAGAAGCATCAATAAATTCCTCATAGGTAACGACATGCATTGCTTGCACAGGCTTTATATGTGTTGGATGAATAATCGTCTTTCCGTGCAGGCCATTCGCTAAGTCTAAGTATGTCTCTTGGATAAGCCCGTCAAGGTTGTTATCCAATAATTGTGAACGAACTTCAAGTCCTCTTTCACCATACGCTTGACGGAATGGTGTGCGACGAAGCTGTGGTTTGAAAAGGCGCTCTTTTGAATCGAAATATTCCCATACAGGTCCAGAAATAACATAATCCCTGCCAAACAAATTTACAATATCGGTAATGACATCCCTTATAAGTGAAACATCATAAATACTTGTATAGCAATCTCTCCGAATCCCATACAACCCACAAAAGTCTGTTGCTCCAATACGGATATTTAGAATATCCTCTTGATACGCTGACAGTGTTTGTCTGATCGTTAAGAGGGAGTCAAGCCGGCTTTCCTTATACAGAATTTCAGGCGCTTCAAAGATCGGCATTCCATAAAGCCCCGCTCCAGTCTCCCTTTGAATGGCTTTAAGGTTATCTAAATATTCTTGACAATTAGCCTGGGAGAATTTTGGAAATACACATCCGGCGACAATTTTTATACTTTCTTCTAAGCGAGGAAAGAGCCGCATCATTTGCTGGGGGCTGCGAACACGGATAAAAATGAGGGGAAGTTCTTCTATTGACACCTTTCCTCGTTTCACCGAATCATAGACCATGCGAATACGTTTCACAGCATTGTCTTCTGCTTCAGCAACTTCAAAGTCACTAACAGCATCTTCTAGGCATATGACAAGTGAAGCTAATTCTTCGTACTTTTTCTCGATTAAGAGCGATTCCAGATCAGTTCGGGTAGCAGGCATATACAATACAGCACCAAGCGCAAGTTCAAGGAATTCTTTAGGAGAATCTTTTGTGAAAGAATACGGTGTTTGATAAAATAAACCTTCTCGTTGAAAATCTGTTAAATAATGAAAATACTGCATCCTACCACCCTTTACATCTTAGAATCAGGACCGACGATGAAAAAAAAGAAGGAGATTAGCCCCCTTCTTTTTACTCTTTTGTTGAGGCAGCTTCACGTCTTGCCTGCTTATTCTTATTGCGTTTATGAATAATGAACGTTCCGATAAATGTTACAATTATTAAGGCAAAGAACGCATAATGGCTTAGATGGAAGCCGAAAACACTTGCGAACATTTTCAAAGAAATAATACCTATCAGAATAAATGCAGTATTTTCCATCTCTGGAACTTTCTCGATTAAGACGATAAACACACCTGCAACAGTACGCATCATAAGCACACCGAGCATTCCGCCGAGCAATAAAATCCAAATCTCTTCAGAAATCGCAAGTGCTGCTAAAATACTGTCTGCTGAGAAAGCTAAATCCATTAGCTCAACTGCAATAACGGTACCCCAAAACATACCGAAAGTACGAATAAGCCATCCGTCTTTTTTGATTTCTCCCTCGTCATCGTCTCCACCTTTTTTAGCAAAGTGACTATATACAAGCCAAGCTAGGTAGGCAGCACCTAATACCTTTAACCACCAAAACTTAATCAAATATGTTCCAAGACCGATGAATAAGAAACGGAAGAAATAAGCACCTATCAAACCATATGTAAGAGCTTTTCTACGCTGTTTCTCTGGAAGATGCTTTACCATGACCGCTAATACAAGCGCATTATCTGCTGATAGTAAGCCTTCTAATATAATTAATGTCCCGATGAGGCCCCATGAAACAGGATCGGATAATACTTCACCCCATGCCTGCCAATCAAAAAACTGGGCATATGTCTCGATGATCGTTCTTAAGATTTCCAATCATATTCCTCCCAAATTGTCCAAACACATCACATAAAAATATTAAACTTCTAAACCATAATTTCGACAAAGTGATGCAAGGCCACCCGAAAAGCCGCTTCCAATCGCATTGAACTTCCAATCATCTCCATGTCGATATAACTCACATACCACGACTGCCGTTTCAATCGAGAAATCCTCTCCTAAATCATAGCGAAGAAGCTCTTGACCAGTTGATTCATCAACCACACGTACAAATGAATTCGAAACTTGTCCGAAATTTTGCTTTCTAGCATCTGCATCATGGATTGTGACAGCAATCCCGATACGCTTTACATGGGAAGGAAGTTTTGAGAAGTCAACAACAAGCTGCTCATCATCTCCATCCCCTTCACCTGTACGGTTATCACCTGTATGAACGACACCACCAGAAGGGTGCTCTAAGTTATTATAGAAGACGAAATCTTGGTCGTTGACACAATTGTTGTTTTCATTTGTTAAAAAAGCAGATGCATCTAAGTCGAAGTCCACACCATGATAGTTGTTCACATCCCAGCCAAGTCCAATGACTGCTTTTGTCAAACCTGGGTTATCTTTTGTTAAATCAATTCGTTGACCTTTTGTCAATTGAATGGCCATATCCCTCACTCCAATCATTTCTTTCATAGATAGAGTGCAGATTTCTCTGCACCCTAACCTCTGCTTCTTAATTTATGCGTCTAAGCCGAAGTCTTTAACAAGTGATGCAAGACCACCTTGATAACCGCTTCCAACGGCAGCGAATTTCCACTCACCACTATGGCGATATAATTCTCCTACAACGACAGCTGTTTCGATAGAGAAATCTTCTCCAAGGTCGTAACGGATAAGCTCTTCATTTGATTGTTCATTTACAATACGAGCAAAGCTGTTTGAAACTTGTCCAAAGTTTTGGCTGCGTGCTTCTGCATCATGAATTGTAATGACGAAGGAAATCTTTTCAATATTCGCAGGCACTTGACTTAAATCCACTGTGATTTGCTCGTCATCGCCTTCACCCTCACCTGTACGGTTATCACCTGTATGTTCAACAGAACCGCTCGGATGCTTCGTATTGTTATAGAATACAAAATCCGTTTCAGCTGTACACTTTCCATTCCCATCAAGCAAGAAACAAGAAGCATCTAAGTCAAAATCATTTCCACCATCATATTTATTCGTATCCCAGCCAAGTCCAATGACGACTTTTGTTAACCCTGGGTTCGTTTTTGTTAAATCTACCTTTTGTCCTTTTGATAATGAAATTGCCATTCTTTTATTCTCCTCTCATATTGGAAATTTTATAGAATTATGCGTAACGTCGAACGATGCTTTCAAGACCAGTATCATTTGTGCCCGTACCGACAGCAGCAAACTTCCAATCACTGCCTTGACGATAAATTTCACCAGCAATTAACGTTGTTTTCCCGCTATAATTATCTGTTAAATTGTAACGCATCAATTCTTCTCTGTTTCCTTTATCAACAATCCGAATAAATGCATTTTCAATCATTCCAAAATCTTGGTTTCTACGTTGACAATCGTAGATATTAACGACAAATACGAGTTTATTAATATTTGAAGGCACTTTTTTCAAGTCAATCATGATTTGCTCATCATCGCCTTCACCTTCGCCTGTTAAGTTATCACCTGTATGCTGAACACTGCCATCACGGCTTTTTAACTGACCGAAATATATGAGGTGCTCTTTCTTCGTGAACTTATCATCTTCAAGCATGATGACAGATGCATCACAATCAATATTTGGTTCGCCTCCACCGCCAAATAAGCTGCCTAAGAGACCGCCACTTTTCTTTGTTTTCACTGGATCCCAACCAAGCCCTACCATCAGTTGGCTTAAAGTTGGATTCCCTTTGGTCAAATCAATTCGTTGCCCTTTTTGCAAATTAATTGCCACAAGCGCACACCCTTTCTATGTAATAACTGAAAATAATTCATGTTAGCGTCAATTTAGTTAACGCTACTATACCATATTTCTTCTCAGAAAGACAAAATCTAACAAATACACTTTCTATCAACGAGATAAATCGACATCATTTTGCCTTTCTCTAGTGTATACGCACACAACTTAGAAAAGTTTCACTTAATTTGCTAATTTTAATGATTTCATAGAAAAACGCCTCGTCACAACGAGACGTTTTACGTTTTAAGAAAAGGTGTACGTCCAGAAATGTTCCGTCTTCATCCATTCGATCAGCTGTTCATCATCTTCAACTTGCTCTCTTGATTTAACAGCATTTGAGAGGCCGTGAATTTGGGATTGGTGTGCATTAATTGCCTCTCTTTTTTGCTCAATCACTTCACTGACATCACGGATAATATCAGGTTTACCTAAGTCTTCTTCAGAATTATGAGCAAAGGCAAGTGCATGAACAGTTGGGCGCTCACTTTCAGGGGTGCGCCGCACTGCTTCCATTACAGCAGCAGCCATTGCTTCGTGGTCAGGATGTACACAGTAGCCTGGATAAAAGGTAATAATCAACGATGGCTTTAATTCATCAATTGCATCACGAACAAGCGTAATTAACTTTTCAGGCTCTTCAAACTCAAGTGTTTTATCCCGAAAGCCAAGCATACGTAGATCTTCTATACCTACAGCCTCACATGCCTTTTGTAATTCTGCTTTTCGAATTTGCGGCAAAGTTTCTCGTGTTGCAATTGGCGGGTTCCCCATGTTTCTCCCCATCTCACCAAGTGTTCCACACATATATGTAACAGGCGTACCTTGCTTGCGATATAAGGCAATTGAACCTGAAACTCCAAATGCTTCGTCATCTGGATGGGGGAAGATTACAAGAACATGTCGTTCCATTTTTGTTCCTCCTTTGAATACGTTAATCAAATGGTGTTTCGCTTATTTCCAGTGCAGCTGCCAGCTTTCCATCACCGCTGTGGCCTGCAAGTAATAACCGATCTTTCTCATCAACTTCCCAATGCGTTAAGCCTTCAGCGTAAACCCATCCACCGTTTAGCTTTAAGCCTACACGAAATGGACCCTCTCCTGTAATTTTACCGTGACTATATGTAAGCTTAACGTTCCGAATAAACGCCCCTGCGCTAAACATCTTTTCGTTGAAAAAGTTTGCATATGCACCGTTGGTCGTTTCTAAATGTATGTAAACTTCTTTGTTATTAAATGCATTAATCGCTTGTTGTACTTTATCTGCTTGTATCTTTTCCAAAACCAGAACCTCCTTTATCCGTCTATCAATATGACCTTATTATTAAGAATACTAAAACACATGCGTCTTTGTATAGCAGGATGCTTATAAGACGTTTTGTTAACGTTTTTTCGCAAATAAAACGTTAACTTTGTCTCCGCTTTTGATAAGGTCGAAGCCTACATAGCCATTTTTCAGTAACTGTTGTTGCT is from Bacillus tianshenii and encodes:
- the bshB2 gene encoding bacillithiol biosynthesis deacetylase BshB2 gives rise to the protein MERHVLVIFPHPDDEAFGVSGSIALYRKQGTPVTYMCGTLGEMGRNMGNPPIATRETLPQIRKAELQKACEAVGIEDLRMLGFRDKTLEFEEPEKLITLVRDAIDELKPSLIITFYPGYCVHPDHEAMAAAVMEAVRRTPESERPTVHALAFAHNSEEDLGKPDIIRDVSEVIEQKREAINAHQSQIHGLSNAVKSREQVEDDEQLIEWMKTEHFWTYTFS
- a CDS encoding TerC family protein gives rise to the protein MEILRTIIETYAQFFDWQAWGEVLSDPVSWGLIGTLIILEGLLSADNALVLAVMVKHLPEKQRRKALTYGLIGAYFFRFLFIGLGTYLIKFWWLKVLGAAYLAWLVYSHFAKKGGDDDEGEIKKDGWLIRTFGMFWGTVIAVELMDLAFSADSILAALAISEEIWILLLGGMLGVLMMRTVAGVFIVLIEKVPEMENTAFILIGIISLKMFASVFGFHLSHYAFFALIIVTFIGTFIIHKRNKNKQARREAASTKE
- a CDS encoding YojF family protein; protein product: MEKIQADKVQQAINAFNNKEVYIHLETTNGAYANFFNEKMFSAGAFIRNVKLTYSHGKITGEGPFRVGLKLNGGWVYAEGLTHWEVDEKDRLLLAGHSGDGKLAAALEISETPFD
- a CDS encoding TerD family protein; translated protein: MAIQLTKGQRIDLTKDNPGLTKAVIGLGWDVNNYHGVDFDLDASAFLTNENNNCVNDQDFVFYNNLEHPSGGVVHTGDNRTGEGDGDDEQLVVDFSKLPSHVKRIGIAVTIHDADARKQNFGQVSNSFVRVVDESTGQELLRYDLGEDFSIETAVVVCELYRHGDDWKFNAIGSGFSGGLASLCRNYGLEV
- a CDS encoding TerD family protein, which translates into the protein MAINLQKGQRIDLTKGNPTLSQLMVGLGWDPVKTKKSGGLLGSLFGGGGEPNIDCDASVIMLEDDKFTKKEHLIYFGQLKSRDGSVQHTGDNLTGEGEGDDEQIMIDLKKVPSNINKLVFVVNIYDCQRRNQDFGMIENAFIRIVDKGNREELMRYNLTDNYSGKTTLIAGEIYRQGSDWKFAAVGTGTNDTGLESIVRRYA
- a CDS encoding TerD family protein; translation: MAISLSKGQKVDLTKTNPGLTKVVIGLGWDTNKYDGGNDFDLDASCFLLDGNGKCTAETDFVFYNNTKHPSGSVEHTGDNRTGEGEGDDEQITVDLSQVPANIEKISFVITIHDAEARSQNFGQVSNSFARIVNEQSNEELIRYDLGEDFSIETAVVVGELYRHSGEWKFAAVGSGYQGGLASLVKDFGLDA
- a CDS encoding phosphoribosyltransferase family protein; the encoded protein is MKTTNISTYSQSQLKYEITDRLSVSLTLADSTVNLTPDSLFQMAARMNKKRSFLFVSKVLGKHIPTHPLVPQLAAGLLALKFYQQKTGNYDERVETIVQALQSNEPLKLQQAYEQLDKKKLALTDNHLFVGFAETATALGHAMYACFEDSAYFHTTREDLLNETSVITFEEEHSHATAHRCYVSKEVLESKQPVVLIDDEMTTGKTVLNIIRSIHASFPRKEYAVVSLLDWRNETNKQQFTKLEQELGITIETVSLLSGEVEVKGEPLLTNSFSQNGQADCDQQVNLLNVNHSLVEAPYISLNSLKEQNNSSYLRDTGRFGLETERNQALEQECREIALQLSNHSAQGKTLVLGTGEFMYIPMKIASYMEGEVYYQSTTRSPIHPINDKDYAIQNGITFPSPDDERVQNYLYNLSKYEDVYVVLERATMLEKLKVFLQEMDRFKGKVHIVCLAGRGDEDFDKQTGC
- a CDS encoding HpcH/HpaI aldolase/citrate lyase family protein, which produces MQYFHYLTDFQREGLFYQTPYSFTKDSPKEFLELALGAVLYMPATRTDLESLLIEKKYEELASLVICLEDAVSDFEVAEAEDNAVKRIRMVYDSVKRGKVSIEELPLIFIRVRSPQQMMRLFPRLEESIKIVAGCVFPKFSQANCQEYLDNLKAIQRETGAGLYGMPIFEAPEILYKESRLDSLLTIRQTLSAYQEDILNIRIGATDFCGLYGIRRDCYTSIYDVSLIRDVITDIVNLFGRDYVISGPVWEYFDSKERLFKPQLRRTPFRQAYGERGLEVRSQLLDNNLDGLIQETYLDLANGLHGKTIIHPTHIKPVQAMHVVTYEEFIDASMIMNQAEGNNGVFKSEYGNKMNETKPHFKWAQKTIRKSKIYGVFHENHKYIDLLTEPIKI